A window of Deltaproteobacteria bacterium genomic DNA:
GCACTTCCAGTAACTGATGAGTTCGATCATCCCAAGGTGGAAGACCAGGTTTTCCAACTCATGTTCGGGCACCGGGACGAAGGCTTCCGGAGGCTTCACGATGGAGATTTCGGGAGTGAAACGGATGTTCGGGGAAAGCTCGAATTCGAAAGCCGCGTCGAGGTGTTGAGCCCTATCTTCGATACGGAAGCGTTTGAAGCGAAAATAAGGATGTCGAGTTCTCAGTTTTTGAAACCGGTTTCTGTCGGGCATGGGGACTACTTCATCACATAGGTGCGGTTGGCGCGGTCCTGCAGGACAACATGTTGGTACGTCTTCTTGTCCGCCTGATCGAACCATTCGAGGGCGGTCTTCGTGCATTCCGGACACGAATGTCTGGGATTATGCACGGCCAGGGTCTTGTGGCCCCAACTGGATCGGGAATGTATGCACCAGGCGCCGGCGCACTGCCTGCAGACTCGAATCAATTCCGATTGTTCGTCCTGGATCATGTCCGTGTCGTAATGGATGCAACGGCTGCGCTTAATGATCGTGCCGTCGCTCTGGCAGTGCCTCAAATGCTCCTCGCCTACAAAATACGCGTTCAGCTCTTTGGCCAGCCGCTGAATGAAGGAAGTGATATCCCGGGGTTGCGGTTTATACTCGACATCATACCTGGGCTCCCGAACGTGGGAGTAATCCAATCCCGCCAGGGCCAGTATGATTCCCACGTTTACATACGGCAGGCTGTCTTCGATGGAGTACCCTCCCTCGAGCACGGCCAGGTGGGGCTTGAGCCGGCTGGTGAGCGTGGCGTACCCCTGGGCGGAAAAGTTCATGTTGGTGATGGGATCTGAATAATGATTGTCCTGTCCCGCGGAATTCACCACAAGCTCCGGCTCGAAGCGTTCCAAAGCCGGGATGACGATCTCGTCGAGCACGTACAGGAATCCTTCCTCCCCCGTATTGGGCGGCAGAGGTATGTTGAGGGTGGTTCCTCGGGCATTGATGCCGCCGAATTCAGTGGGAAATCCGGAACCGGGATACAGGGTCCTTCCGTCCTGATGCATGGAAATGAACAGGGTCTCCGGATCGTTCCAGTAGATGTCCTGGGTTCCGTCTCCGTGGTGGCAGTCCGTGTCCACTATGGCCACTTTTCGGACGCCGTACGTGTCCCTGATGTACTCGATCATGATGGCTTCGTTGTTTACATTGCAGAAACCCCGATTCCCATAGACGATCCGGGTGGCGTGATGACCCGGCGGGCGAACCAGGGCGAAGGCGCACTCGACTTCTTTTTTCATCAACGCATCAGCAGCGACCATGCACCCACCCGAAGAAATCAGGTGACTCTCGGTAGTGACGGCCCGTTCGTCGGGAAAGCAGAAATGAACCCGCCGGATGTCCTCATAGGTGGCGGGTCTGGCGCGATATTCGGTGATCCCGGGTATGTCCAGCAGTCCTTCTTCTATGATCTGATCCTGGGTATAGAGGAGTCGTTCTTCGCGCTCAGGATGGGTGGGACTGATGGCCCAGTCAAAAGCGGGAAAGAAGACGAGACCTGTTTTATTCTTGGCTCTCAACATAATTGAACCCTGTATTCAAAAAGAATATCTCCTGTAAAGTCCGGGTGTGACCTGGGCTTTCAAGCGGATGTTCTTGCCCACCTTGTGAAAGCCCCGCACCATGTTGTATGCGCCCTCTTCGGTGATTCTTGTCTTTAGCCCTTCAGGATCAGCCCCTTCGCGAAGGGCGCGCTCCCTCAGTTTGTCCAGGGCCAGGGCTCTGGCTTCTTCGATGGTGAACGTCGGGGGGATGCCTTGTTGAAAATCCTCTTCCGGTATGAGCACCACGCCAAGAGCCGTGTCCGCGTGCAGCGTCAGTTCGGAGGTTACCCTCGCACAGGCGGCGCCCACGGCGTTGGCCGCCTTGTAATATCTTGGTACAATGGTTGGAAGCCCTAGCGCCCTTTCGAGATAGGGGGCGAAATTCGGAGCCGGACCTCCGATAACGATGATTTTTTCCGGCTGTACGTAACGACCTTGGATAACTTCATGGATGGTGTACACGGGTTGGCTGTTGATTTCCTCGATGAATTCCCGTGCCTTTTCAGCAATATGACATGCGGTCCTTTGAATGACAGCTTCTGCTATGCTCCGCGGATCACTGCAGAGTGGTCGCGCCAGGCTTTTCATGGCTTCGCAAGCAAGGTGCGGCTTTCCCGCCGCCATGCTTTCCAACACAATAAAGGCGTCCGTGGGTGTAGGCGCCGGTCCGCCCATGGCGGCCGGCGGCCCCAATCGGTTCGGTCCGACCTTCAAAGCTCCGTTCTCGTCGATTCGAACCTGGCTGTCTCCTCCTGCGCCGATGGATTTGGTGCACAGGGAGGGGATAAGAGTCTTGTAGGGGCCGAGTTGAATCCCGTTGGGATTCATCAACGGCCGGCCGTCCAACAACAGCGCCATGTCGGTGGTCGTTCCTCCGATGTCCAGCACAAGCGCCGTATGATTGGCTCCGCACAGGGCCATGGCCCCCACCACGCTGGCGGCGGGACCGGACTGGGCCGTGTGCGCCGGATGATCCAGGGTCCGCTCCATCAGAACGGCGCCGCCCTCCGGCTTGAGCAGAAAACTCGGAGCCGTCAGACCGAGACAATCCAGAGTGGCCCTCAGCGCTTCCACGAAACGAACGTGAATATCACTGATCGCGGCGTTGAGGTAGGTGGTTTGAATGCGTCTCGGGAAGTTCAGCGCGCCGGAAACCGTATGGCCCAAGGAAATGTATTTGAAATGATCCCGAACCCAGGAGTGGACGAGCAGCTCGTGTTTCGGATGCCGCACACTGAATTTCCCTACGATGCCTAAATGATCGATTCCCTTGGACGTGATTTCCAGCCGGGCGCGCTCGACGGCTTTCTCGTCCGGAGGGACGACTTCCACGCCGCGGTGGTCCACAACCCCGGGTATGACATGGTATGAAGGACCTACGGAAAACGCAGCCGGATCCAGTCCGGGTCCGGCGAAGACCATCATTCCGACGTCTCTGAGCTGGTCCTGAACCACCGCATTGGTGGCCAGGGTGGTCGAAAACACCATGCGTTCCAGGTTGACCAGAGGTATGGTTTCCAAGGTCCTCGATAGGGCAAATGTCAACGTTTGCATCAGGTCGGAAGTGGTGGGGGTCTTTACCACGCGGGCCACGCCGCCCGGAGAAATAAGAGCCGTATCCGTGTGGGTGCCGCCGACATCCAGTCCGAGAATCATCAGGCTACTCCATCCATCGTCGTGCAAGTGCGTTCCTCAGGCACGCGAAACCATGCGATCGATGCCTGAAACCCCTGCGAATGCAACCTTAGGTCGCGCGTGTTTCTCGAATGCGGCGCGCCGAACGGCAACCCGGCAGGAGTCCAGGGAAAAGCGCGTGCAGAGCTGCACCAGCTCTCGTACAAAGGTACTCAATGTAGATGAATCCCACATCCGTTTCAAATCCTTTTTCAGCTTCCTGGTCCGGCTTCGGAGGGGCGAGCAGGTCGCTTTTCCGCACAAAGGAAGGAAAAAAAATTGCGGGCGAGAAGACAAAGGTGATATAGATACACTTTGCTGGAAGAAAAAGTGGGAGAATAGCTCTACGTAAAACGGCTCCACGCCTGGAATGAAGAGGGATCGAAACGGGGTGGAGTCCGTGCTTTTTGAAGGCCGTGCGACCGGGGGGCGCAGGCGCCCGTATCGGGAGTCGCCTCACGTTCCCGTTTTTCGTGCGTTCGGATGAATCGGTTGCCGTGCACACGGTTGCGTCCGGCGCAAAAGGTGTTATCTTTACAGGGAAAAGTTTCACATATGCTCACAAAAAGAATCATACCGTGTCTGGATGTAAGGGACGGTAAGACCACCAAAGGCATTAAGTTCAAAAACAACATCGACATCGGCGATCCCGTGGACATGGCCCGCCTCTACTACGAGGAAGGCGCTGATGAGATTGTTTTCTACGACATTACGGCCTCGGCGGAAGGCCGCGACATTATGCTGGACGTGGTGAGCCGGGTCGCCGCCCAGGTGTTTATTCCTTTTTCGGTTGGAGGTGGAATACGCACCGTGAAGGACATGAGGGACGTCCTGCTGGCCGGCGCCGAAAAGGTGAGCGTGAATTCGGCGGCCGTTCTGAATCCCGAAATCATAAAGGAAGGCGCCCGGGCGTTCGGATCTCAGTGCGTGGTGCTGGGAATGGACGTGAAAAAGGTCGGAATACGGGATGGCATCCCGTCGGGTTATGAGATCGTGATCAACGGCGGACGAAGATATATGAACATCGACGCCTTGGAATGGGCTCGAAAAGGCGAGGCCTTGGGCGCCGGCGAAATCTGCCTCAATTCCATCGATGCCGACGGTACCCGGGAGGGTTACGAACTCGAACTCACGAAGCTGATTTCAACCAACGTGGGCATCCCGGTGATTGCTTCCGGCGGTGCGGGCGCGAGCGAGCACATCTCGGACGTACTCGAAAAGGCCAAGGCCGATGCGGCGTTGATTGCCTCCATGACGCACTACGGAGATTTCACTATTCGGCAAATCAAGGATCATCTTAAACAGCGGGGAATACCCGTTCGATATATCTGGTGAGAATCGTGTTGATGGATCGTCCAAAGGAATATTGTGGGATTTTTGGTATTTACGGCCATCCGGATGCGGCCAAGCTTACGTATTTCGGTCTGTACGCCCTCCAGCATAGAGGTCAGGAGAGCGCCGGCATCGTTACCAGCGACGGAAGGGAAGTCCGCCAGCACTTGGGCATGGGACTGGTTTCCGAGGTGTTCAACGACGGCAACCTGTCGGAATTAGGCGGCAACATGGCCATCGGCCACGTACGATACTCCACAACAGGTTCGTCGTTGTTCAAGAATGCCCAGCCTCTGCTCATTCAACACGGGTTTCAGAGCCTTGCCATAGGGCACAATGGAAACCTGGTCAACGCGGCGGAAATCCGCCGGGACATGGAGAAGCAAGGCCATATTTTTCAGACGACCATGGACAGCGAAGTGTTCCTCCACCTGATGGTGCCCTTCGAAAATCGGACGGAATTGGAAGAAGCCGTGGTTCGCGCTCTCGCGAAGGTAAAGGGGGCGTACTCCATCGTCGTCATGACCAGGGATACGCTCGTGGGCGCTCGGGATCCTCACGGCTTCAGGCCTTTATGTTTAGGCCGGCTCAACGGATCCTATGTTTTGGCTTCCGAGACCTGCGCCTTGGACCTTGTGGAGGCGGAATACATACGAGACGTGGATCCGGGCGAAATCGTCTTTATCGACAAGAACGGAATCCACTCGATCAAGCCTTTCGAAAAAGTGCGGTCCGCCAACTGCATCTTCGAATTCATCTACTTTGCACGACCGGACAGCAACATCTTCGGTCAGAACGTGTATCAGGTCCGTAAACGGCAGGGGCGCCAGCTGGCCCGCGAATTTCCCATGGACGTGGATTTCATTATGCCGTTTCCGGATTCGGGAAATTACGCGGCTCTGGGATACGCGGAATACTCGAAGCTGCCTTTGGAAATGGGCGTTATCCGCAACCATTACGTGGGGCGCACCTTTATCCAGCCGTCTCAGGTTATGAGGGAATTCGGCGTACGTGTTAAACTGAATCCGGTCCGGTCCCTTCTGAAGGATAAAAGGGTTGTTGTTATCGAGGATTCCGTGATTCGCGGTACTACGACGCGAACGCGTATCAACACGCTGAGGACCGCCGGCGCCTCCGAGGTGCATATGCTGGTGAGTTGCCCTCCTCACCGGCACCCGTGCTTCTATGGCATCGATTTTTCGAGCAGAGGCGAGCTGATCGCCGCAAGCCATACCGTGGAAGAGATACGCAGGTTCATTGGACTGGACAGCCTGGGGTACCTGAGTCTGGATGGGCTTCTGGGGGCCACGAGAATGGATCGCGAATGGTTCTGTCTGGCCTGTTTTGATGGAAATTATCCGATCGAGGTATGTGAGGAATTTTCCAAGTACTGCATGGAAGGTGTCGAGGCCCGTCCGGTCTGAGAGTCATCGTCGTTGTTTTCCAAAGGAGTTTTCATGAAGTCGCGCTCAGCATGGTGGTTTGCACTTCCCTTGTTGTTCGTGCTCGTTTCCCCGTCCCACGCCTTCAAGCTGGAACCGTTGAGCTTCAACGGAATTGCCTGGGGAACCGATGTCCAAGGTCTGAAGGACATGGTTCTCGTGGAAAGCCAGGATAACGACAAGATGTACGTTCGCGTGAAGGAGGAGGACATGATGGGCGTCGCCAAGCTGGATCGCACCTCGTACCTCTTCTACAAAAATCGTTTTTGTGGCGCCGTCGTCGAATTTTCTGGAAAAAAGAATTTCGAAGCTTTAAAAAGTCAACTGTTTCGCAGATACGGAATAGCGCATCGACAGAACGAGGACGCGAACGTATATACGTGGGGCACGCCCGGCGACGATAACGTCAACATCATTTTCGAGTATGAGGCAAAGTCCGAGCAAGGTACGATTACCTACATGTATATCCCCATCGCCAAAGAGAAATATGCTGCAGAGAAAAAAGAAACGGAATCTTCAAAATAGAACTTTGCGCAGACGGACCTTCCGTTGGCGGGAGCCCTCCGGGTTCTGCCGGGATGAGGATTCACAGGGATGAGAAGCCGCTCGGGATATTGGATGATCGCAAGGACTCCAGGGGAGACCGCACCTCAGGGCGCCGCTTGCGCCGCTACACTTCATCTTCATCGTCTATTACGGACGCTGTTTCGGCGCCCGGGCCCTTGGCGCCGGGCTCCATCCCTTCCATACCGGACGGCATGCAAAGAGTCCTATGTCTTTGTCGACTCGTTGTGTATCGCTGAATAGGAGATCGTTGGTTTTCTTCGGTTGAGCTGTTACCCGCTTACACCGATGATGTATATGGTTGGACCATATTGGAACTTATCATGTATTACAACAGGGGACCGGAATGAACATTTACGTAGGGAATTTGTCGTACGGCGTCACCGAAGAGGACTTGCGGCTGGCTTTTGAAGAATTCGGCCAGGTTGAATCAGTTAATATCATAAAAGACAAATATACGGGGCAGTCCAAAGGGTTCGGATTCGTTGAGATGCCCTCCTCCGACGAAGCCCGATCCGCCATCGAGGGAATGAACGGAAAAGAGGTCAAAGGCCGAAGCGTGAACGTCAACGAAGCTCGCCCCCGAGCTGAAGGCGGCGGCGGTGGTCGGGGCGGCGCCGGTGGCGGAGGCGGCGGACGACGAAGCAGTGGCGGCGGTGGAGGCGGAGGAGGGAGACGAGGACCCGGAGGTGGGAGTGGTGGTGGAGGAGGACGAGGAGGAAGCGGTGGAGGCGGCGGCGGACGTCGTTCCTACTAATCCGACTGCATCGCGGTTTCCGTTTCTATAGTCATCGTTCGCGGGGGGAAAACGTTTCATTCCGCCGAAGGCGGATCCCCCCGGGTACGTCCCTTTAAAACCGTTCAGGCCGGCGCGCTGCCTATCCGGAGGCGGACGCCCCAGGCCAGGGGTATGCGGAGGGGTTGAGGAACTCGTCTCCGGCGGATTTCCCTGTCCGGGGAAACGGTATCTGTTTT
This region includes:
- a CDS encoding histone deacetylase, with the translated sequence MLRAKNKTGLVFFPAFDWAISPTHPEREERLLYTQDQIIEEGLLDIPGITEYRARPATYEDIRRVHFCFPDERAVTTESHLISSGGCMVAADALMKKEVECAFALVRPPGHHATRIVYGNRGFCNVNNEAIMIEYIRDTYGVRKVAIVDTDCHHGDGTQDIYWNDPETLFISMHQDGRTLYPGSGFPTEFGGINARGTTLNIPLPPNTGEEGFLYVLDEIVIPALERFEPELVVNSAGQDNHYSDPITNMNFSAQGYATLTSRLKPHLAVLEGGYSIEDSLPYVNVGIILALAGLDYSHVREPRYDVEYKPQPRDITSFIQRLAKELNAYFVGEEHLRHCQSDGTIIKRSRCIHYDTDMIQDEQSELIRVCRQCAGAWCIHSRSSWGHKTLAVHNPRHSCPECTKTALEWFDQADKKTYQHVVLQDRANRTYVMK
- a CDS encoding hydantoinase/oxoprolinase family protein; translated protein: MILGLDVGGTHTDTALISPGGVARVVKTPTTSDLMQTLTFALSRTLETIPLVNLERMVFSTTLATNAVVQDQLRDVGMMVFAGPGLDPAAFSVGPSYHVIPGVVDHRGVEVVPPDEKAVERARLEITSKGIDHLGIVGKFSVRHPKHELLVHSWVRDHFKYISLGHTVSGALNFPRRIQTTYLNAAISDIHVRFVEALRATLDCLGLTAPSFLLKPEGGAVLMERTLDHPAHTAQSGPAASVVGAMALCGANHTALVLDIGGTTTDMALLLDGRPLMNPNGIQLGPYKTLIPSLCTKSIGAGGDSQVRIDENGALKVGPNRLGPPAAMGGPAPTPTDAFIVLESMAAGKPHLACEAMKSLARPLCSDPRSIAEAVIQRTACHIAEKAREFIEEINSQPVYTIHEVIQGRYVQPEKIIVIGGPAPNFAPYLERALGLPTIVPRYYKAANAVGAACARVTSELTLHADTALGVVLIPEEDFQQGIPPTFTIEEARALALDKLRERALREGADPEGLKTRITEEGAYNMVRGFHKVGKNIRLKAQVTPGLYRRYSF
- the hisF gene encoding imidazole glycerol phosphate synthase subunit HisF; protein product: MLTKRIIPCLDVRDGKTTKGIKFKNNIDIGDPVDMARLYYEEGADEIVFYDITASAEGRDIMLDVVSRVAAQVFIPFSVGGGIRTVKDMRDVLLAGAEKVSVNSAAVLNPEIIKEGARAFGSQCVVLGMDVKKVGIRDGIPSGYEIVINGGRRYMNIDALEWARKGEALGAGEICLNSIDADGTREGYELELTKLISTNVGIPVIASGGAGASEHISDVLEKAKADAALIASMTHYGDFTIRQIKDHLKQRGIPVRYIW
- a CDS encoding amidophosphoribosyltransferase; amino-acid sequence: MDRPKEYCGIFGIYGHPDAAKLTYFGLYALQHRGQESAGIVTSDGREVRQHLGMGLVSEVFNDGNLSELGGNMAIGHVRYSTTGSSLFKNAQPLLIQHGFQSLAIGHNGNLVNAAEIRRDMEKQGHIFQTTMDSEVFLHLMVPFENRTELEEAVVRALAKVKGAYSIVVMTRDTLVGARDPHGFRPLCLGRLNGSYVLASETCALDLVEAEYIRDVDPGEIVFIDKNGIHSIKPFEKVRSANCIFEFIYFARPDSNIFGQNVYQVRKRQGRQLAREFPMDVDFIMPFPDSGNYAALGYAEYSKLPLEMGVIRNHYVGRTFIQPSQVMREFGVRVKLNPVRSLLKDKRVVVIEDSVIRGTTTRTRINTLRTAGASEVHMLVSCPPHRHPCFYGIDFSSRGELIAASHTVEEIRRFIGLDSLGYLSLDGLLGATRMDREWFCLACFDGNYPIEVCEEFSKYCMEGVEARPV
- a CDS encoding RNA-binding protein, producing MNIYVGNLSYGVTEEDLRLAFEEFGQVESVNIIKDKYTGQSKGFGFVEMPSSDEARSAIEGMNGKEVKGRSVNVNEARPRAEGGGGGRGGAGGGGGGRRSSGGGGGGGGRRGPGGGSGGGGGRGGSGGGGGGRRSY